A single region of the Halorubrum depositum genome encodes:
- a CDS encoding acyl-CoA dehydrogenase family protein — translation MTGARVGSSLTDEQEAIRDLVREFAVEELRPGAGEADETETFPEEAWDGLAELGLTGLTVPEAYGGFDADETTYAVVNEELAYGHLAVATALSVHCLATSCIAEFGSEAQRERWLPEMAAEGRPVGMFCLSEPHAGSNPAEMSTTAEYDTETDEYVLNGEKQWITNGERGGVAIVFAKVDDDEGAGEPGAATGDADRGSITQFLVPADAEGFEVGKREEKLGLRASDTTGISFDDCRIPAENRLTEEGKGLSAAFRTLTGGRIGIAAQAVGVARAALDEAKSYATEREQFGEPIAEIQTIRHKLAEMATDVSAARLLVREACRQAEAGEDNRVAASKAKYRASEAAMSVTNEAVQIHGGYGYTTDFDVERLYRDAKITEIYEGTTEIQKTIIARGVLGE, via the coding sequence ATGACTGGCGCACGCGTCGGCTCGTCGCTCACCGACGAACAGGAGGCGATCCGGGATCTCGTCCGGGAGTTCGCGGTCGAGGAGCTCCGACCCGGGGCCGGCGAGGCCGACGAGACCGAGACGTTCCCGGAAGAGGCCTGGGACGGGCTCGCGGAGCTCGGGCTGACCGGGCTGACGGTCCCCGAGGCGTACGGCGGCTTCGACGCCGACGAGACGACGTACGCGGTCGTCAACGAGGAGCTGGCGTACGGCCACCTCGCGGTCGCGACCGCGCTGTCCGTCCACTGCCTCGCCACCTCCTGTATCGCCGAGTTCGGCAGCGAGGCCCAGCGGGAGCGCTGGCTCCCGGAGATGGCGGCCGAGGGTCGCCCCGTCGGGATGTTCTGCCTCTCCGAGCCGCACGCGGGGTCGAATCCGGCGGAGATGTCGACGACGGCCGAGTACGACACCGAGACCGACGAGTACGTCCTCAACGGCGAGAAGCAGTGGATCACGAACGGGGAGCGGGGCGGCGTGGCCATCGTCTTCGCGAAGGTCGACGACGACGAGGGCGCCGGAGAGCCGGGGGCGGCGACGGGAGACGCCGACCGCGGGTCGATCACGCAGTTCCTCGTCCCGGCCGACGCCGAGGGGTTCGAGGTCGGGAAGAGGGAGGAGAAGCTCGGTCTCCGTGCCTCCGACACGACCGGAATCAGCTTCGACGACTGCCGGATCCCGGCGGAGAACCGGCTCACCGAGGAGGGGAAGGGGCTCTCGGCCGCGTTCCGGACGCTGACCGGCGGCCGGATCGGGATCGCGGCGCAGGCGGTCGGGGTCGCGCGGGCCGCGCTCGACGAGGCGAAATCGTACGCGACGGAGCGCGAGCAGTTCGGCGAGCCGATCGCCGAGATCCAGACGATCCGCCACAAGCTCGCGGAGATGGCGACGGACGTCTCCGCGGCCCGCCTGCTCGTGCGCGAGGCGTGCCGGCAGGCCGAGGCGGGCGAGGACAACCGCGTCGCGGCCTCCAAGGCGAAGTACCGCGCCAGCGAGGCGGCGATGTCGGTGACCAACGAGGCGGTCCAGATCCACGGCGGCTACGGCTACACGACCGACTTCGACGTGGAGCGCCTCTACCGCGACGCGAAGAT